From Dongia rigui, a single genomic window includes:
- a CDS encoding methyl-accepting chemotaxis protein, with product MRLNEPITDREILLDADRPIVSKTDAGGRITFVNQAFIDISGFEEAELMGQPHNIVRHPHMPKGAFADLWRACKRGDSWTGLVKNRTKLGDFYWVRANVSPIYDGDKISGYLSIRTKPTREEVAAAGKIYAQFQAGTAKGLTVEDGQVVKDGKWHRLRQKMQNFRIEVFSALALLAVAVGLMIGSGLWALSRIDDAMQSAKAESQHLVDKAIPLLAATKDIRFDVVQIQQWLTDISATQGKDGLNDGFDTAAAFKEALGKDVARAKEIATDLNQTEIVQALDDVLAASGPYYDMGVTMAQAFIAEGPAGGNKIMGDFDATAEKITGDLDKLSLLTTTYIDTERDDAGKALVSGTDLVELIFKLSMVPIVVAVFALILAILAVGHVARVIGQIARSTDRAASGQKVDVIPGIDRKDEIGMMAKAVKTFTLKVHFADLEREEFSVRANRDRTVAMSDMANKVESETGTAVRSVADLVGEMTQGAGVLRDAALAVTDRSHSVSGASQQALGNAQLVAASAEELSASIREISGQVTQTTAVSRTAVETTEKATAAIGELTTVVQQISQFASIIQDVANQTNLLALNATIEAARAGEAGKGFAVVANEVKNLAAQTSRSTEEIGRTVARVLQATDSAAEAVRGIGDQIRQVDGFAASIATAIEEQAAATAEISRNIAETATSTGTVTEQMKEVSDKAEDAQKRALEVSDLSGRIQQVVHALQNAVVHSIRTVTTEVDRGADDRLQHPIPGRAMVGDKWIEASILNISRGGAAFELKEDMGKPPHVRLEIQDVDAPLEVQVIASTGTMLRGTFERAAASRTTLPALLERLRRKGALKAT from the coding sequence ATGCGTTTGAATGAGCCCATCACCGATCGCGAGATCCTGCTGGATGCCGATCGTCCGATCGTGTCGAAAACCGATGCGGGTGGGCGGATCACTTTCGTCAACCAGGCCTTCATCGATATCAGCGGCTTCGAGGAAGCCGAGTTGATGGGCCAGCCGCATAACATCGTGCGCCATCCGCATATGCCCAAGGGCGCCTTTGCCGATCTGTGGCGCGCCTGCAAGCGCGGTGACAGCTGGACCGGATTGGTGAAGAACCGCACCAAGCTTGGTGATTTCTATTGGGTGCGGGCCAATGTCTCGCCGATCTATGACGGTGACAAGATCAGCGGCTACCTGTCCATCCGCACCAAGCCCACGCGCGAGGAAGTGGCGGCGGCCGGCAAAATCTATGCCCAGTTCCAGGCAGGTACGGCCAAGGGCCTGACCGTCGAGGACGGCCAGGTCGTCAAGGACGGCAAGTGGCATCGCCTGCGGCAGAAGATGCAGAATTTCCGCATCGAGGTGTTCTCGGCCCTAGCACTGCTGGCTGTGGCTGTGGGGCTGATGATCGGCAGCGGCCTGTGGGCGCTGAGCCGCATCGACGATGCCATGCAGAGTGCGAAAGCGGAGAGCCAGCATCTGGTCGACAAGGCCATTCCGCTGCTCGCGGCGACGAAGGACATCCGCTTCGATGTGGTGCAGATCCAGCAATGGCTGACGGACATTTCGGCGACGCAGGGCAAGGATGGGCTCAACGACGGCTTTGATACAGCGGCAGCCTTCAAGGAGGCACTGGGCAAGGACGTCGCCCGCGCCAAGGAGATCGCCACCGATCTGAACCAGACGGAAATCGTCCAGGCGCTCGACGATGTGCTGGCGGCAAGCGGCCCCTATTACGATATGGGCGTCACCATGGCACAGGCCTTCATCGCCGAGGGTCCGGCTGGCGGCAACAAGATCATGGGTGATTTTGATGCGACGGCAGAGAAGATCACCGGCGACCTCGACAAGCTGTCGCTGCTCACCACCACCTATATCGACACCGAGCGCGACGATGCCGGCAAGGCCCTTGTCAGCGGCACCGACCTGGTTGAGCTGATCTTCAAGCTGTCGATGGTGCCGATCGTGGTCGCGGTCTTCGCTCTTATCCTGGCCATCCTCGCCGTCGGGCATGTGGCGCGGGTGATCGGACAGATTGCGCGCAGCACCGATCGCGCGGCGTCCGGGCAGAAGGTCGACGTCATTCCCGGTATCGACCGCAAGGACGAGATCGGCATGATGGCGAAGGCGGTCAAGACCTTTACCCTCAAGGTTCATTTCGCCGATCTGGAGCGCGAGGAATTCTCGGTCCGAGCCAATCGCGATCGCACAGTCGCCATGAGCGACATGGCCAACAAGGTGGAAAGCGAGACCGGTACCGCCGTGCGTTCGGTGGCCGATCTGGTGGGTGAGATGACGCAGGGCGCCGGCGTGTTGCGTGATGCGGCGCTGGCGGTCACAGACCGGTCGCATTCGGTGTCCGGGGCCTCGCAGCAGGCGCTGGGGAATGCGCAGCTGGTCGCCGCTTCGGCCGAGGAACTCTCCGCCTCGATCCGCGAGATCAGCGGCCAAGTGACGCAAACCACCGCCGTGAGCCGCACCGCCGTCGAGACGACGGAGAAGGCCACCGCCGCGATCGGCGAACTGACCACCGTCGTGCAACAGATTTCGCAATTTGCGAGCATCATCCAGGACGTTGCCAACCAGACCAACCTGCTGGCATTGAACGCTACCATCGAGGCGGCGCGGGCTGGTGAAGCCGGCAAGGGCTTTGCCGTCGTGGCGAATGAGGTGAAGAACCTGGCGGCACAGACCTCGCGCAGCACGGAGGAGATCGGCCGCACCGTGGCGCGCGTTCTGCAGGCAACCGATTCCGCGGCCGAAGCGGTGCGCGGCATCGGCGATCAGATCCGCCAAGTCGACGGCTTTGCCGCCAGCATCGCCACGGCAATCGAGGAACAGGCGGCGGCCACCGCCGAGATCTCGCGCAATATCGCAGAAACAGCGACCTCGACCGGCACCGTCACCGAGCAGATGAAGGAAGTCTCCGATAAGGCCGAGGACGCGCAGAAGCGGGCGCTTGAGGTGAGCGATCTTTCCGGCCGTATCCAGCAGGTGGTGCATGCGCTGCAGAACGCCGTGGTGCACTCGATCCGCACGGTGACGACCGAAGTCGACCGCGGCGCCGATGACCGGCTGCAACACCCGATCCCGGGCCGGGCCATGGTGGGCGACAAGTGGATCGAGGCATCGATCCTCAATATCTCGCGCGGCGGTGCCGCCTTCGAGCTGAAGGAGGATATGGGCAAGCCGCCACATGTGCGCCTGGAAATCCAGGACGTCGATGCGCCACTGGAAGTGCAGGTGATCGCCAGCACCGGCACGATGTTGCGCGGCACCTTCGAGCGCGCCGCAGCATCGCGTACCACCTTGCCGGCCCTGCTGGAGCGCCTGCGCCGGAAAGGGGCGCTGAAAGCAACCTGA
- a CDS encoding trans-sulfuration enzyme family protein produces the protein MQERDWRPESLTAQGLGWVDASTQAINPPIHMSSTFLRTPDYGTERAYIRDQNPAFEQAEALLAKLEGGAAAALLASGMAAATSVFMALKPGDHVVAPQLMYWSLRNWLLTYATEWGIEVTLVDMRDLAALRQAMRPGKTQLVWIETPGNPLWSVTDIAAAARIAHAAGARLAVDSTVATPVFTQPLKLGADIVMHSATKYLNGHSDLCAGALVTKEKDAAWERIIQVRYQLGAIPGSVDAWLLLRGMRSLFPRVRQQAATALTLAQRLAQHPAISDVLYPGLPGFPGHEIAKAQMQGGFGGMLSVRVKAGTEAAKATAARVGLWQRATSLGGTESLIEHRASIEGPGSPVPGDLLRLSVGLEDAGDLYDDLDQALKGGNALG, from the coding sequence ATGCAGGAGCGGGACTGGCGGCCGGAGAGCTTGACGGCGCAAGGGTTGGGATGGGTCGATGCATCGACGCAGGCCATCAACCCGCCCATTCATATGTCGAGCACCTTCCTGCGCACGCCGGATTATGGCACGGAGCGCGCCTATATCCGCGACCAGAACCCGGCCTTCGAACAGGCGGAAGCCCTGCTTGCCAAACTTGAAGGTGGGGCGGCAGCGGCGCTCCTCGCCTCCGGCATGGCGGCGGCCACATCGGTCTTCATGGCGTTGAAGCCAGGCGACCATGTCGTCGCACCGCAGTTGATGTATTGGTCGCTCCGCAACTGGCTTTTGACCTATGCCACGGAATGGGGCATCGAGGTAACCCTGGTGGATATGCGCGATCTTGCGGCACTGCGCCAGGCAATGCGGCCGGGGAAAACGCAGCTGGTCTGGATCGAGACGCCGGGCAATCCGCTGTGGTCGGTGACTGACATTGCCGCTGCCGCGAGGATTGCCCACGCAGCCGGTGCGCGCCTTGCGGTCGATTCCACCGTGGCGACGCCGGTCTTTACGCAACCGCTGAAGCTGGGTGCCGATATCGTCATGCATTCGGCGACCAAATATCTCAACGGTCATTCCGACCTTTGCGCCGGTGCCTTGGTGACGAAGGAAAAGGACGCAGCATGGGAGCGTATCATCCAGGTGCGCTATCAACTGGGCGCCATCCCGGGATCGGTCGACGCCTGGCTGCTGCTGCGCGGCATGCGCTCGCTCTTTCCCCGGGTGCGGCAGCAGGCGGCGACGGCGCTGACACTGGCGCAGCGCCTGGCGCAGCATCCGGCGATATCGGACGTGCTTTATCCGGGCCTGCCCGGCTTTCCTGGCCATGAGATCGCCAAGGCGCAGATGCAGGGCGGCTTCGGCGGCATGCTGTCGGTGCGCGTCAAGGCAGGGACCGAGGCCGCCAAGGCGACGGCGGCGCGCGTCGGCTTGTGGCAGCGCGCGACATCACTGGGTGGCACCGAGAGCCTGATCGAACACCGCGCCAGTATCGAGGGGCCGGGGAGCCCGGTTCCCGGCGATCTCTTGCGCCTGTCGGTGGGGCTTGAGGATGCCGGCGATCTCTATGACGATCTCGACCAGGCCCTCAAAGGCGGCAATGCCTTGGGATGA
- a CDS encoding calcium-binding protein, translating into MALTAQNDYDRALDGIATGNVLTGVGTQGGVNGRDAGVGLSVQSIAINGNGVDIPAGGSLTFGGNYGTLTIFANGNYSYQRTAPNVWANDISGLEEHFTYTVKDSAGNTLPVSFDLFLQSDISTVYNVATQTHNGTGFDDFIDAEGLVGKVDGGAGQDRIFGGAGSNYLLGGAGNDYLLGGGWDDTLDGGAGADKLDGDVGNDTASYASAKAAVTVNLADALQNTGDAAGDTYVSIENLDGSAFNDVLTGDDKNNTIRGMAGNDILDGGAGNDVLEGGAGADDLRGGDSVYDLASYAGSKAGVEVNLGTGLFKGGDAAGDKATGIEGLIGSDFNDKLTGSADSNYLYGGKGDDILRGGGGTLDVLYGEDGNDLMMAGADREQFIGGEGIDTVSYAEYSGDIEIDLTDINGLKSTSWAKFDTFAEIEWIQFGAGNDVLVGDGGDNGVKGGAGNDKLSGGINDDKLYGETGNDTLNGDQGDDVLDGGIGNDTLSGATGNDLLYGGDGDDKLSGGDDNDALHGGAGNDELGGGNGADNIYGDAGTDKIDGGDGDDTVNFADSTAAVTIDLVNGALNAGDAKGDTYLNIERYVLSRFNDKFYGAGGNDIASAGDGNDIIDGRDGDDTLDGGNGTDQVLGGIGNDSLYGNSGNDTLDGGAGNDTLEGGDGDDKLTGGEGDDAFGGGDGRDTIDGGAGNDSLDGGRGDDKLSGGDGEDSLFGGEDNDTLDGGAGNDRLNGFYGNDVINGGDGDDNAAGNAGDDTINGDAGSDSLSGESGNDRLSGGIGEDYLSGGDGNDIINGGADSDHLYGEANNDQLNGGAGDDFIYGEADNDTLQGDLGNDVLVGGNGNDKLDGGDANDQLYGGPGDDVLVGGAGADLLSADAEGTDTLTGGAGADTFSINTTIFGEVATITDYKAGEDFILLPNVPNGPGDFAQDLYDAGIRGYTSGNTLTMTWGMGTSSLTVKNWAGAQVDSVDSLAWALQHQLVNTGANADYDRVADGVAAGNVITGVGTQSGAQGRDIGTGLAVTKIAFGATSIDVPAVGNIAIDGQHGTLTIYANGSYSYLRTDPADSGEEDQFTYTLKNSAGTLTTATLDIAILPEVRLGQTTTDYTTFTATAFDDYVNAGNAPGKVDGGAGQDTIVGGNGSNHLLGGAGNDRLFGDAGNDVLDGGAGADYLDGGANIDKASYLSAKAGVTIDLGNTAANTGDAAGDVYVSIEAFEGSTFNDVVRGTAGTDQVLGNAGNDTLIGNGGFDYLYGDAGNDILQGGTDNDRLTGGAGADQLFGGDETRDEAEYTTSNAGVTVNLETNVNAGGDAAGDKLFGIESLIGSAFGDKLTGNAVENWLDGGGGNDVLDGGGGNDTLIGGAGDDLLMAGADVDALYGGIGEDTVSYAGYTGNIIIELSAPIKNTGWAIGDTIGTDVEWIQTGSGSDMLTGSVNNDGFKGGAGIDFIDGAGGDDRLYGEDGNDRISGAGGNDLLVGGNGDDLLEGGSSNDFLYGDAGNDELKGGTGDDWIFGGAGNDTLTGEAGGDLISGGAGADAIDGGADFDEVTFDTATAAVTIDLKNNALNTGDAKGDTYQNVESFYLSKFADKFYGTDLADAVIGDDGNDIIDGRGGDDDIGGGAGADQLTGGDGNDEIFGDAGNDKIDGGAGNDMIDGGEGDDLIDGGAGENRLYGSLGNDKITGGLDFNYIYGEFGNDILTGGGGNDYLNGGNDNDQIFGGGGNDTIEGGAGNDIVQGGLSVDTIYGGSGTDTLSGNEGNDTLWGDAGDDKLDGGAGNDIIHGGDGNDVIIGGAANETVSNELLGDEGNDTITGAGGNDYMVGGDGNDMLTGNAGNDDLYGNAGIDVLNGGDGDDDLYGGGGNDTLSGGAGNDVLQGEGGGNKMDGGTGDDYLFGGDGNDVIIGGTGNDLLYGGESGIDTLTGGAGADDIYIGTNDTGTVTVTDFKFGEDSIAFYDVVDGAAGDDLQDLMEAGFHASSNGTTLTITWHDGESQAIFKGWTGGQVDGIDSLGAALGDFLIVHPA; encoded by the coding sequence ATGGCGCTCACCGCACAAAACGATTACGACCGCGCCCTCGACGGGATCGCCACGGGCAATGTCCTCACCGGTGTCGGCACGCAAGGCGGTGTCAACGGCCGCGACGCTGGCGTGGGGCTCTCGGTTCAATCCATCGCCATCAACGGCAACGGCGTCGATATTCCAGCGGGCGGCAGCCTCACCTTCGGCGGCAATTACGGCACGCTCACCATTTTTGCCAACGGCAATTACAGCTATCAACGCACCGCCCCGAATGTATGGGCCAATGACATCTCCGGCCTCGAAGAACATTTCACCTACACGGTGAAGGATTCGGCCGGAAATACCCTGCCGGTCTCGTTTGATCTGTTCCTGCAATCCGACATCTCGACCGTCTACAACGTGGCGACGCAGACACATAATGGCACCGGCTTCGACGATTTCATCGATGCCGAGGGCCTGGTGGGCAAGGTCGATGGCGGCGCGGGGCAGGACCGCATTTTCGGCGGCGCCGGATCCAACTACCTCCTCGGTGGGGCCGGCAACGACTACCTCCTCGGTGGCGGCTGGGACGATACGCTCGACGGCGGTGCTGGTGCCGATAAGCTCGACGGTGACGTCGGCAACGATACCGCAAGCTATGCCAGCGCAAAGGCTGCCGTCACTGTCAATCTCGCCGATGCGCTGCAGAACACCGGCGATGCCGCCGGTGACACCTATGTCAGCATCGAGAATCTGGACGGCAGTGCCTTCAACGACGTCCTTACCGGCGACGATAAGAACAACACGATTCGCGGCATGGCCGGCAACGACATCCTGGATGGCGGCGCCGGGAATGACGTGCTGGAAGGTGGTGCGGGCGCCGACGATCTGCGCGGTGGCGATAGCGTTTACGATCTCGCCAGCTATGCCGGTTCCAAGGCGGGTGTCGAGGTCAACCTCGGCACGGGTCTGTTCAAGGGCGGCGATGCCGCCGGCGACAAGGCGACCGGCATCGAAGGGCTGATCGGCAGCGACTTCAACGACAAGCTGACCGGCAGCGCCGACTCCAACTACCTCTACGGCGGCAAGGGTGACGATATCCTGCGTGGCGGCGGCGGCACGCTGGACGTGCTCTATGGCGAGGACGGCAACGACCTGATGATGGCCGGCGCTGACCGTGAGCAATTCATCGGTGGCGAGGGCATCGACACCGTGAGCTATGCCGAATACAGCGGCGATATCGAGATCGACCTCACGGACATCAATGGCCTCAAGAGCACCTCCTGGGCGAAATTCGACACCTTTGCCGAGATCGAATGGATCCAGTTCGGTGCCGGTAACGACGTCCTCGTCGGCGATGGCGGCGACAATGGCGTCAAGGGTGGTGCCGGCAATGACAAGCTCTCCGGCGGCATCAACGATGACAAGCTCTATGGTGAGACCGGCAACGACACGCTCAATGGCGATCAAGGCGATGACGTGCTCGATGGCGGCATCGGCAACGATACGCTCTCCGGCGCTACCGGCAATGATCTGCTCTATGGTGGTGATGGCGACGACAAGCTCTCGGGCGGGGACGACAATGACGCGCTCCATGGCGGGGCCGGCAATGACGAGCTCGGCGGCGGCAATGGTGCCGACAACATCTATGGCGATGCCGGGACCGACAAGATCGATGGCGGCGATGGCGACGACACGGTCAATTTCGCGGACTCGACGGCCGCTGTCACGATCGACCTCGTCAACGGCGCTCTTAATGCCGGCGATGCCAAGGGTGATACCTACCTCAATATCGAGCGCTATGTGCTCAGCCGCTTCAATGACAAATTCTACGGCGCCGGCGGCAACGATATCGCCTCGGCGGGCGACGGCAATGATATCATCGACGGCCGCGACGGTGACGACACGCTGGATGGCGGCAATGGCACGGACCAGGTCCTGGGTGGCATCGGCAATGACAGCCTCTATGGCAATAGCGGCAACGATACGCTCGATGGTGGTGCCGGCAACGACACGCTGGAAGGCGGCGATGGCGACGACAAGCTGACGGGTGGCGAGGGCGACGACGCGTTCGGGGGCGGCGACGGTCGAGATACGATCGACGGTGGTGCCGGCAATGATTCGCTTGATGGCGGCCGCGGTGATGACAAGCTGTCCGGCGGTGACGGCGAAGATAGCCTGTTCGGTGGTGAAGACAACGATACGCTGGATGGTGGTGCCGGCAACGACAGGCTGAACGGATTCTACGGCAATGACGTAATCAATGGTGGCGACGGCGATGACAATGCTGCTGGGAACGCAGGCGATGACACCATAAACGGTGATGCCGGCAGCGACTCCTTGTCGGGCGAAAGCGGCAATGATCGGCTGAGCGGCGGGATCGGCGAGGATTACCTCTCTGGCGGCGACGGCAATGACATCATCAATGGCGGCGCCGATAGCGATCACCTCTATGGCGAGGCCAACAACGATCAGTTGAATGGCGGCGCCGGTGACGATTTCATTTATGGCGAGGCCGACAACGACACGCTGCAAGGCGATCTCGGCAATGACGTGCTGGTTGGCGGCAACGGCAACGATAAGCTCGATGGCGGCGACGCCAATGATCAGCTCTATGGCGGACCGGGTGATGACGTGCTTGTTGGCGGTGCCGGTGCCGACCTCCTCTCTGCCGATGCGGAGGGCACCGACACGCTGACCGGCGGCGCCGGCGCGGATACCTTCTCCATCAACACCACGATCTTTGGCGAAGTCGCAACGATCACCGATTACAAGGCCGGCGAGGATTTCATCCTCCTGCCGAATGTCCCCAATGGGCCGGGCGATTTCGCGCAGGATCTCTATGATGCCGGCATTCGCGGCTACACCAGCGGCAACACCCTGACCATGACCTGGGGCATGGGCACCAGTTCGCTCACGGTCAAGAATTGGGCCGGCGCGCAGGTCGACAGTGTCGATTCACTGGCCTGGGCGCTGCAGCATCAGCTCGTCAACACGGGCGCCAATGCCGATTACGACCGCGTGGCAGACGGCGTCGCCGCCGGCAACGTCATCACGGGTGTCGGCACGCAAAGCGGTGCGCAGGGCCGCGATATCGGCACGGGCCTTGCCGTCACCAAGATCGCCTTCGGTGCTACCAGCATCGACGTGCCGGCGGTCGGCAATATCGCGATCGATGGCCAACATGGCACGCTCACCATCTATGCCAATGGCAGCTACAGCTACCTGCGCACCGACCCGGCCGATAGCGGTGAGGAGGATCAGTTCACCTATACGCTGAAGAACAGCGCCGGCACCCTTACCACGGCGACGCTCGATATCGCAATCCTGCCGGAAGTCCGTCTCGGTCAAACGACAACAGATTATACAACCTTCACGGCGACCGCCTTCGACGACTATGTCAACGCCGGCAACGCGCCCGGCAAGGTCGATGGGGGCGCCGGGCAGGACACCATCGTCGGCGGCAATGGCAGCAACCATCTGCTGGGCGGTGCCGGCAATGATCGATTGTTCGGCGATGCCGGCAACGATGTGCTGGATGGCGGGGCAGGTGCTGACTACCTCGATGGCGGCGCCAATATCGACAAAGCGAGCTATCTGTCGGCGAAGGCCGGCGTCACCATCGACCTCGGTAATACAGCCGCCAATACGGGCGACGCCGCTGGCGATGTCTATGTCAGTATCGAGGCGTTTGAAGGGTCGACCTTCAACGATGTTGTGCGGGGTACGGCCGGTACGGATCAGGTATTGGGCAATGCCGGCAACGACACGCTGATCGGCAATGGTGGCTTCGACTATCTCTATGGCGATGCCGGCAATGACATCCTGCAGGGCGGTACCGATAACGACCGCCTGACCGGTGGTGCCGGTGCCGACCAGCTGTTCGGTGGCGATGAAACGCGCGACGAAGCCGAATACACAACGTCGAATGCCGGCGTCACCGTCAATCTCGAAACCAATGTGAATGCCGGCGGCGATGCCGCCGGCGACAAGCTCTTCGGCATCGAATCCCTGATCGGCTCGGCCTTTGGCGACAAGTTGACCGGCAACGCGGTCGAGAACTGGCTCGATGGCGGCGGCGGCAACGACGTGCTCGATGGTGGCGGTGGCAACGATACCCTCATAGGCGGCGCTGGTGACGATCTCCTCATGGCCGGGGCCGATGTTGATGCCCTCTATGGCGGCATTGGCGAAGATACGGTGAGCTATGCCGGTTACACCGGCAACATCATCATCGAACTGTCCGCCCCGATCAAGAATACCGGCTGGGCGATCGGTGACACCATCGGCACGGATGTCGAATGGATCCAGACGGGCAGCGGCAGCGACATGCTGACCGGCAGCGTCAACAATGATGGTTTCAAGGGTGGCGCTGGCATCGACTTTATCGATGGCGCCGGCGGCGACGATCGCCTGTATGGCGAGGACGGGAATGACCGCATCTCCGGTGCTGGCGGCAACGACCTCCTCGTCGGCGGCAATGGCGACGACCTCTTGGAGGGCGGCAGCAGCAACGACTTTCTTTATGGCGATGCCGGCAATGACGAGCTCAAGGGTGGCACCGGCGACGACTGGATCTTCGGCGGTGCCGGCAACGACACGCTGACCGGCGAAGCCGGCGGCGATCTTATCTCCGGCGGTGCCGGCGCCGATGCGATCGACGGCGGTGCCGATTTCGATGAGGTTACATTCGACACGGCCACGGCGGCCGTCACCATCGACCTCAAGAACAATGCGCTCAACACCGGCGACGCCAAGGGCGATACCTATCAGAACGTCGAGTCCTTTTACCTCAGCAAGTTCGCCGACAAATTCTACGGCACCGACCTTGCCGACGCCGTCATAGGCGATGATGGCAACGACATCATCGATGGACGTGGTGGCGATGACGATATTGGCGGCGGCGCCGGTGCCGACCAGCTGACAGGTGGCGACGGCAATGACGAGATCTTCGGCGATGCCGGCAATGACAAGATCGATGGCGGCGCCGGAAACGACATGATCGATGGCGGCGAGGGCGACGATCTGATCGATGGCGGCGCCGGCGAGAACAGGCTCTATGGCAGTTTAGGCAACGACAAGATCACCGGCGGCCTCGACTTCAACTACATCTATGGCGAGTTCGGCAACGACATCCTCACCGGCGGCGGGGGTAACGATTACCTCAATGGTGGTAACGATAACGACCAGATCTTCGGTGGTGGCGGCAACGACACAATCGAGGGTGGCGCCGGCAACGACATCGTCCAGGGTGGCCTCAGCGTTGACACAATCTATGGCGGGTCCGGCACCGATACGCTGTCCGGCAATGAGGGCAACGACACGCTGTGGGGCGATGCCGGCGATGACAAGCTGGATGGCGGTGCCGGCAACGACATCATCCATGGTGGCGATGGCAATGACGTCATCATCGGTGGTGCCGCCAACGAAACTGTCTCCAACGAGCTGCTGGGCGATGAAGGCAACGACACGATCACGGGTGCCGGCGGCAACGATTACATGGTCGGCGGCGACGGCAACGACATGTTGACCGGCAATGCCGGCAATGACGATCTTTATGGCAATGCCGGCATTGACGTGCTGAATGGCGGTGACGGCGACGACGATCTCTATGGCGGTGGCGGCAACGATACGCTCAGCGGCGGGGCCGGCAATGACGTGCTCCAGGGCGAAGGCGGCGGCAACAAGATGGATGGCGGTACCGGCGATGACTATCTCTTCGGCGGCGATGGCAATGACGTCATCATCGGCGGCACCGGCAACGACCTGCTTTATGGCGGCGAAAGCGGAATCGACACGCTGACCGGCGGTGCCGGTGCCGACGATATCTATATCGGCACCAACGACACCGGCACGGTCACGGTCACCGATTTCAAGTTCGGCGAGGACAGCATCGCCTTCTACGATGTGGTGGACGGTGCCGCCGGCGATGACCTCCAGGATTTGATGGAGGCGGGTTTCCACGCCAGTTCCAATGGCACGACCTTGACCATCACCTGGCATGACGGCGAGTCGCAGGCGATCTTCAAGGGGTGGACCGGCGGCCAGGTCGATGGCATCGACTCACTGGGCGCGGCCCTTGGCGATTTTCTCATTGTGCATCCCGCCTGA